A portion of the Tindallia magadiensis genome contains these proteins:
- the asnS gene encoding asparagine--tRNA ligase — MNKYVSIEKISRFEGEEVSIRGWLFNKRSSGKIVFLQVRDGSGFIQGVVIKKEVDSDVFDLCKEITQESSIIVSGIVQKDDRSKLGFELLVKNVAMVSPAEEGYPISLKEHGTDFLMDYRHLWMRTPKQNAILRIRDEINLSIRNYFHDNGFVLIEPPVITPTSCEGTTDLFGIDYFGEDAYLSQTGQLYAEAAAMAFGKVYSFGPTFRAEKSKTRKHLNEFWMVEPEMAYVTFEENLVIQENLISHIVQTVLSNRRQELAELERDTSLLEKIKPPFPRITYTDAVEMLQNADFEFTWGDDFGAPHESYIASKYEKPVFITHFPAEMKPFYMEPCPENPNVILGADLIAPEGYGEIIGGSQRIHDLDLLLKKMKEDNLPEDPYQWYIELRKYGSVPHSGFGMGLERTVAWICGIDHIRQTIPFARTLNRIYP, encoded by the coding sequence GTGAATAAATATGTATCAATAGAAAAAATTAGTAGGTTTGAAGGTGAAGAAGTTTCAATTCGCGGCTGGCTTTTTAATAAACGATCAAGTGGAAAAATAGTATTTCTTCAAGTTCGAGACGGAAGCGGTTTTATTCAAGGTGTTGTGATCAAAAAAGAGGTGGACAGTGATGTTTTTGATCTTTGTAAAGAAATAACCCAAGAATCGTCTATTATAGTTTCTGGTATCGTTCAAAAGGACGATCGATCCAAATTAGGGTTTGAATTATTAGTTAAAAACGTCGCTATGGTTTCACCGGCAGAGGAAGGATATCCGATCTCACTCAAAGAACATGGAACTGATTTTCTGATGGACTATAGACATTTGTGGATGAGAACTCCAAAACAAAATGCAATCTTACGTATCCGAGATGAAATTAATCTATCTATACGTAATTATTTCCATGACAATGGCTTTGTATTAATTGAGCCACCTGTTATAACCCCGACAAGCTGTGAAGGAACTACAGACTTATTTGGCATTGACTACTTTGGAGAAGATGCGTACTTATCTCAAACAGGGCAATTATATGCCGAAGCAGCAGCGATGGCTTTTGGGAAAGTTTATAGTTTTGGCCCGACCTTTCGAGCAGAAAAATCAAAAACCAGAAAACATCTTAATGAATTTTGGATGGTAGAGCCTGAAATGGCATATGTTACTTTTGAAGAAAATCTAGTAATTCAAGAAAACTTAATATCTCATATTGTACAAACGGTCCTTTCTAATCGTAGACAGGAGCTGGCTGAGTTAGAGAGAGATACTTCTTTGTTGGAAAAAATAAAACCACCTTTTCCTCGAATCACATACACAGATGCTGTTGAAATGTTGCAAAACGCAGACTTTGAATTTACATGGGGCGATGATTTTGGTGCTCCGCATGAATCTTATATTGCCTCAAAGTATGAAAAGCCAGTTTTTATTACGCATTTTCCTGCGGAAATGAAACCTTTTTATATGGAACCATGCCCAGAAAATCCAAATGTTATTTTAGGAGCTGATCTTATAGCACCCGAGGGTTATGGAGAAATAATTGGTGGGTCGCAGCGGATTCACGATCTGGATTTATTACTGAAAAAAATGAAAGAAGATAATTTACCGGAAGATCCTTATCAATGGTATATAGAATTGCGAAAATATGGTTCTGTACCACATTCAGGATTTGGAATGGGTTTAGAGCGAACAGTAGCATGGATTTGTGGGATAGATCATATTAGACAAACTATTCCATTTGCTAGAACCTTAAATCGTATCTACCCATAA
- the purB gene encoding adenylosuccinate lyase encodes MIKDTETYQNPLIERYSSKEMLYIFSSDFKYTTWRKLWIALAESQKELGLNISADQINEMKEHVNSIDYSVVRKKEEEIRHDVMAHVFAYGIQCPKARPIIHLGATSAYVGDNTDLIQMKEALSLIRNKLAMVMKLLSDFSLKYVHMPTLGYTHFQPAQLTTVGKRSSLWLNDLLMDFENIVHQLERIKFRGVKGTTGTQASFLDLFNNDHEKVEALDQKVSQSMGFSSRIPVTGQTYSRKIDYEVISSLSGIAQSLHKISNDVRLLQHLKEIEEPFEKNQVGSSAMAYKRNPMRSERIASLARYVINLNQNTAMTQSAQWFERTLDDSANKRLTIPEAFLATDAILDISLNVFNGLVVYDKMIARNIQRELPFMITENIIMRAVQNGGDRQELHEKIRQHSMEASRVVKEDGGDNDLLKRILEDPTFDLSKAEIEDLLDPKKYIGRAPEQVENFINEYIDPIIKKYSNITYEISNLKV; translated from the coding sequence ATGATTAAAGATACAGAAACTTATCAAAATCCACTTATTGAAAGATATTCAAGCAAAGAAATGCTATACATATTTTCAAGTGATTTCAAATATACTACATGGCGGAAACTGTGGATTGCTCTTGCTGAATCTCAAAAGGAGTTAGGCTTAAACATTTCTGCTGATCAAATTAATGAAATGAAAGAGCATGTTAATAGTATTGATTACTCTGTAGTTAGAAAAAAAGAAGAAGAAATTCGGCATGATGTTATGGCTCACGTGTTTGCTTACGGTATACAGTGTCCTAAAGCACGACCGATCATCCATCTTGGTGCAACTAGTGCATATGTGGGTGACAATACTGACTTAATTCAAATGAAAGAGGCATTATCTTTAATTCGAAATAAATTAGCTATGGTGATGAAATTACTATCCGATTTTTCATTAAAATATGTCCATATGCCTACACTAGGATATACACATTTCCAACCTGCACAGCTGACTACAGTTGGTAAGAGATCTAGTCTCTGGTTAAACGATTTATTGATGGATTTTGAAAATATCGTGCATCAACTTGAAAGAATTAAGTTTAGAGGTGTAAAAGGAACAACTGGTACACAAGCAAGTTTTTTAGATTTATTTAATAATGATCATGAAAAAGTAGAAGCCTTAGATCAAAAAGTTTCACAAAGCATGGGCTTTTCTTCAAGAATACCTGTGACTGGTCAGACTTATAGTCGAAAAATAGATTATGAAGTGATTAGTTCCTTAAGTGGTATTGCACAATCATTGCATAAAATATCCAACGACGTCCGTCTATTACAACACTTAAAAGAAATTGAAGAACCATTTGAAAAAAACCAAGTAGGATCATCGGCTATGGCTTATAAAAGAAATCCGATGCGAAGTGAACGAATAGCGTCACTTGCTCGTTATGTCATAAACCTGAACCAAAACACTGCCATGACACAGTCTGCACAATGGTTTGAGAGAACACTTGATGACTCGGCTAATAAAAGGCTTACTATTCCTGAAGCTTTTTTAGCTACAGATGCTATATTAGATATATCGTTGAATGTTTTTAATGGACTAGTTGTTTATGACAAAATGATTGCTCGGAATATTCAAAGAGAATTACCCTTTATGATAACAGAAAATATAATAATGCGTGCTGTGCAAAATGGCGGTGATCGTCAAGAACTACATGAAAAAATTAGACAGCATTCTATGGAAGCATCTCGAGTAGTAAAAGAAGATGGTGGTGATAACGATTTGCTCAAGCGAATTTTAGAAGATCCAACTTTCGATTTATCGAAAGCTGAAATAGAAGATCTTTTAGATCCTAAAAAATATATAGGACGAGCGCCAGAGCAAGTGGAAAACTTCATTAATGAATACATTGATCCTATTATAAAAAAATATTCAAATATAACATATGAAATTTCAAATTTAAAAGTATAA
- a CDS encoding PHP domain-containing protein, with the protein MKEGLIYISLELDLNPKIDLHTHSNASDGILSPRSLVQYAVEHGLSGIALTDHDTLAGISEAECEASKINNFIFVPGIELSTEYNNIEIHILGYHINLNDEIFRKKISIISDARTSRLNQMVSKLQNIGIEFNSDTLNNLEKIKNPGRLHLARVLKNMKVVSTIDEAFQKYLSRGSPGYFPRFKLTPNEAIHLIRMANGIPVLAHPGLIKSDELVSYLMKYPFEGIEVYYPSHSKADIQKYTSIAQKHDLLITGGSDFHAPPESGIRNNSIGYCSVPISSISKMIKKNNRLP; encoded by the coding sequence TTGAAAGAAGGGCTGATATATATTAGTTTAGAACTTGATTTAAATCCAAAAATTGACCTACATACTCACTCAAATGCATCTGATGGCATTTTATCGCCAAGATCTCTAGTTCAATATGCTGTAGAACATGGTTTGTCAGGCATAGCATTGACTGATCATGACACGCTAGCGGGCATTTCAGAAGCTGAGTGTGAGGCATCAAAAATAAACAACTTTATTTTTGTTCCAGGAATAGAATTAAGTACAGAATACAATAATATAGAAATTCATATACTTGGCTATCATATAAACTTAAATGATGAGATTTTTAGAAAAAAAATATCTATCATAAGCGATGCCAGAACCAGCCGATTAAATCAAATGGTTAGCAAGTTGCAAAATATAGGTATAGAATTCAACAGCGATACTCTTAATAATCTTGAGAAAATAAAAAATCCAGGAAGGTTACATCTAGCACGAGTCCTTAAGAATATGAAGGTTGTTAGTACGATCGATGAAGCCTTTCAGAAATATTTAAGTCGAGGCTCACCTGGTTATTTTCCAAGATTTAAATTAACTCCAAATGAAGCAATTCATTTGATCCGTATGGCTAATGGTATTCCGGTACTAGCACACCCTGGTCTTATTAAATCTGATGAGCTGGTGTCATATCTTATGAAGTATCCATTTGAAGGGATAGAGGTATATTATCCATCACATTCCAAAGCGGATATTCAAAAATATACATCTATCGCTCAAAAACATGATTTACTTATAACGGGCGGGTCTGATTTTCATGCACCGCCAGAAAGTGGAATAAGAAACAACTCGATCGGGTATTGCTCAGTGCCTATTTCGTCGATAAGTAAAATGATTAAGAAAAATAATCGGTTACCTTGA
- a CDS encoding stage V sporulation protein S, which translates to MEVLKVSSKSNPNSVAGALAGVLREKGSAEMQAIGAGALNQAVKAVAIARGFVAPSGLDLICIPAFADIEIEGEERTAIKLIIEPR; encoded by the coding sequence ATGGAAGTATTAAAAGTATCTTCAAAGTCAAACCCGAATTCTGTTGCAGGTGCATTAGCAGGTGTATTGCGCGAAAAAGGATCGGCAGAAATGCAAGCTATTGGAGCTGGAGCGTTGAATCAAGCAGTTAAGGCTGTAGCTATTGCCAGAGGATTTGTTGCACCAAGTGGTCTTGATCTAATATGTATTCCAGCATTTGCAGATATTGAAATAGAGGGTGAAGAAAGAACCGCAATAAAGTTGATTATTGAACCTCGATAA
- the rny gene encoding ribonuclease Y codes for MILLLIVVAVAGCLVGYFVRKNIAEGKINAAEELAKKIVEEAEKEVETTKKELLIDAKEEVHKLRSEFERESRERRSELQKFEKRLMQKEESLDKKSDNLEKKDEKLAKKLQDLEEKEVEIENLRELEKEKLEELSGLTGEEAKTLLLRDVEKEIRVETAMMIKEMESKAKEEAEKRAKEIVSYTIQKCAADHVAETTVSVVQLPNDEMKGRIIGREGRNIRALETLTGIDLIIDDTPEAVILSGFDPIRRETARIALEKLIVDGRIHPARIEEMVDKAKREIETMIKDEGEQATFDAGVHNVHPELIKLLGRLKYRTSYGQSVLKHSLEVSHLTGIMAEELGADVKVARRAGLFHDIGKAVDHEIEGTHIEIGMELLRKYKESKDVIHAMSTHHGDYEPQSIEAVLVTAADAISAARPGARRETLESYIKRLEKLEDLANNYDGVEKSFAIQAGREIRILVKPESYSDTEIVMLARDLTKRIESELEYPGQIKINVIRETRAIEYAK; via the coding sequence ATGATTCTATTATTGATCGTTGTTGCCGTTGCAGGATGCCTTGTCGGCTATTTTGTTCGAAAAAACATTGCTGAAGGAAAAATCAACGCAGCAGAAGAGTTAGCTAAAAAAATTGTTGAAGAAGCTGAAAAAGAAGTCGAAACAACAAAAAAAGAACTTCTTATAGATGCTAAGGAAGAAGTTCACAAACTTCGCAGTGAATTCGAAAGAGAAAGCAGAGAAAGGCGCAGCGAGCTTCAAAAATTCGAAAAAAGATTAATGCAAAAAGAAGAGTCTTTAGATAAGAAGTCCGATAACCTAGAGAAAAAAGACGAAAAGTTAGCAAAGAAATTACAAGATTTAGAGGAAAAAGAAGTTGAAATCGAAAATTTACGCGAATTAGAAAAGGAAAAGCTTGAAGAATTATCTGGATTAACTGGTGAAGAAGCAAAGACACTGCTTTTAAGAGATGTTGAAAAGGAAATACGCGTAGAAACTGCAATGATGATTAAAGAAATGGAATCAAAAGCTAAAGAGGAAGCAGAAAAACGTGCTAAAGAAATTGTTTCTTATACAATACAAAAATGCGCTGCTGACCATGTAGCCGAAACAACTGTTTCTGTAGTTCAACTACCAAATGACGAAATGAAAGGTCGTATTATAGGTCGTGAGGGTAGAAACATCAGAGCTCTTGAAACATTGACGGGAATTGACTTGATTATTGATGATACACCTGAGGCCGTCATCCTTTCCGGCTTTGATCCAATAAGAAGAGAGACAGCTCGTATCGCACTTGAAAAACTTATAGTAGATGGCAGAATTCATCCTGCGCGCATTGAAGAAATGGTGGATAAGGCTAAAAGAGAAATTGAAACAATGATTAAAGATGAAGGCGAGCAAGCAACTTTTGACGCAGGAGTACACAATGTTCATCCTGAATTAATTAAACTCCTCGGAAGACTAAAATATCGAACAAGCTACGGCCAGAGCGTATTAAAGCATTCTTTAGAAGTTTCACATCTCACAGGCATTATGGCAGAAGAGCTTGGTGCAGATGTTAAAGTTGCAAGAAGAGCTGGTTTATTTCATGATATTGGTAAGGCGGTTGATCATGAAATAGAAGGAACTCATATAGAAATTGGAATGGAATTATTAAGAAAATATAAAGAATCTAAAGATGTTATCCATGCTATGTCTACTCATCATGGTGACTATGAACCTCAGTCAATTGAGGCTGTTTTGGTAACAGCGGCTGATGCAATTTCGGCTGCTCGACCTGGAGCTAGAAGAGAGACCTTAGAATCTTATATTAAAAGACTGGAAAAATTAGAAGATTTAGCTAATAACTATGACGGAGTTGAAAAATCCTTTGCTATTCAAGCGGGTAGAGAAATTCGTATATTGGTAAAACCAGAATCCTACTCAGATACTGAAATAGTAATGCTAGCTAGAGATTTGACAAAGCGCATTGAGTCAGAGCTTGAATATCCTGGACAAATTAAAATTAATGTTATACGGGAAACTCGGGCAATTGAATATGCGAAATAA
- the recA gene encoding recombinase RecA yields MAGKTVDKQKALESAMSQIEKQFGKGSVMKLGEEAKVKIATISTGSIDLDVALGLGGVPRGRVVEIFGPESSGKTTLALHIIAEAQKNGGTAAFIDAEHALDPLYASKLGVDVENLIVSQPDTGEQALEISEALVRSGAVDVIVVDSVAALVPRAEIEGEMGDSHVGLQARLMSQALRKLAGSVNKSKTTTIFINQLREKVGVMFGNPETTPGGRALKFYSSVRLDVRRIESIKQGSDILGNRTRVKVVKNKVAPPFKIAEFDIMYGQGISCYGDVLDVSSNLDIVKKSGAWYSYGETRLGQGREAAKQFLQENQDLFNEIDNKIREYYDLPLKERAIASESADIPAEN; encoded by the coding sequence TTGGCTGGAAAAACAGTGGATAAACAAAAAGCATTAGAATCAGCAATGAGTCAAATTGAAAAACAATTTGGAAAAGGATCGGTAATGAAATTAGGGGAAGAAGCAAAAGTTAAGATTGCTACAATATCAACTGGATCGATCGATTTAGATGTAGCACTAGGTTTAGGTGGTGTGCCGAGAGGGCGGGTAGTGGAGATTTTTGGACCAGAATCTTCGGGTAAAACAACATTAGCACTACACATTATTGCAGAAGCTCAAAAAAATGGAGGTACAGCCGCTTTTATTGATGCTGAACACGCGCTAGACCCCTTGTACGCATCAAAATTAGGAGTTGATGTTGAAAATTTGATTGTTTCTCAACCCGATACTGGTGAACAAGCTCTAGAAATTTCAGAAGCACTAGTTAGAAGTGGAGCTGTAGATGTAATCGTTGTCGATTCAGTTGCTGCGTTAGTACCGCGTGCAGAAATTGAAGGTGAGATGGGCGATAGTCATGTAGGCCTCCAAGCTCGTTTAATGTCACAAGCACTTAGAAAGCTAGCTGGATCTGTCAACAAATCGAAAACAACAACTATTTTTATTAATCAACTTAGAGAAAAAGTAGGAGTGATGTTTGGAAATCCTGAAACTACTCCAGGTGGACGAGCTTTGAAATTCTACTCTTCTGTAAGACTTGATGTTAGGAGAATTGAAAGCATAAAGCAAGGCAGTGATATTCTAGGGAATAGAACAAGAGTAAAAGTAGTAAAGAATAAAGTTGCTCCTCCATTTAAAATAGCAGAATTTGATATTATGTATGGACAAGGTATTTCGTGTTATGGAGACGTGCTAGATGTTTCGAGCAATTTGGATATTGTAAAAAAATCTGGTGCTTGGTATAGTTATGGTGAAACACGTTTAGGTCAAGGGAGAGAGGCAGCAAAGCAATTCTTACAAGAAAATCAAGACTTATTTAATGAGATTGATAATAAGATACGAGAATACTATGATCTCCCCTTAAAAGAGAGAGCTATAGCCAGTGAATCTGCAGACATTCCTGCAGAAAACTAG
- the pgsA gene encoding CDP-diacylglycerol--glycerol-3-phosphate 3-phosphatidyltransferase, producing the protein MKLNLANRLTILRIFMIPVFMIFLLNKIPYGVPIAAFIFILAALTDTLDGYIARKRNQVTTLGKFIDPLADKLLVSAALISLVQMGELSAWVVVIIISREFTISILRAVAASEGTVIEASWWGKAKTITQIIAIIAILINNFPFSYIGFPFDQIMVLLAVIFTIISGIDYLKLNMHILTKE; encoded by the coding sequence ATGAAACTTAATCTAGCGAATAGGCTAACTATCTTAAGGATTTTCATGATACCTGTCTTTATGATTTTTCTATTAAACAAAATACCATATGGTGTTCCAATTGCAGCTTTTATATTTATATTGGCAGCATTAACAGATACTCTAGATGGTTATATAGCAAGAAAACGAAATCAAGTAACAACGTTAGGTAAGTTTATCGATCCTCTAGCTGATAAACTACTGGTTTCTGCTGCGCTCATATCACTTGTTCAAATGGGAGAATTATCGGCATGGGTAGTTGTTATTATCATCTCCAGAGAATTTACTATTAGCATTTTAAGAGCTGTTGCCGCTTCTGAAGGGACTGTTATAGAAGCTAGTTGGTGGGGAAAAGCCAAAACAATTACACAAATTATTGCTATTATTGCTATTTTAATAAACAATTTTCCGTTTTCGTATATTGGTTTTCCATTTGATCAAATAATGGTATTATTAGCAGTGATATTTACAATTATTTCAGGGATAGACTATTTGAAGTTAAATATGCATATATTAACAAAAGAGTAG
- the rimO gene encoding 30S ribosomal protein S12 methylthiotransferase RimO, with protein MTNKIYFESLGCSKNLIDAEVMMELLIQHNFSITDQIEEAKIAVINTCGFIESAKEESIQHILSAAKHKEGQLSKLIVTGCLAERYKNELIQEMPEIDALLGTGRYEEIVELVRDPVNSQKKIRAGNINHSYNEKIGRFRTTPKYMAYVKIAEGCDNHCTYCIIPQIRGNYRSRKISDIVKEVQQLVDSGVKEIVLIAQDTTAYGIDLYNDFKLPILLKKLDEIEGLQWIRILYCYPERITNALIDVIKKSNKICKYLDIPIQHSEDSILKRMNRSVSKHEIASLIHTLRHEVKDIVLRTTLIVGFPGENNSDFEQLKTFIHEMKFDKLGVFSYSQEEGTSAATMDNQIPDNIKEDRKNEIMKIQQNISAELLKMKVGSVIKVLIEEKLADENELLEYIGRSEYDAPEIDGSVYVTSNQKLEIGSIVDVKINGALEYDLMGEALNET; from the coding sequence ATGACTAATAAGATTTATTTTGAATCATTGGGTTGCTCTAAAAATTTAATTGATGCAGAAGTTATGATGGAATTATTAATTCAACATAATTTTTCGATAACTGATCAAATTGAAGAGGCTAAAATTGCTGTTATAAATACTTGTGGTTTTATTGAAAGTGCAAAAGAAGAGTCAATTCAACATATATTATCGGCAGCTAAGCATAAAGAAGGACAGCTATCAAAACTTATTGTCACGGGATGCTTAGCTGAACGCTATAAAAATGAATTAATTCAGGAAATGCCAGAAATTGATGCTTTACTAGGTACTGGTCGTTATGAAGAAATAGTTGAATTAGTGAGAGATCCTGTGAATTCTCAAAAAAAAATTCGTGCTGGAAACATTAATCATTCCTATAACGAAAAAATTGGTCGCTTTCGTACCACTCCTAAATATATGGCATATGTAAAGATTGCTGAAGGCTGTGATAATCATTGTACTTACTGCATAATCCCCCAAATACGTGGGAATTACCGGAGTAGAAAGATATCAGACATAGTCAAAGAGGTTCAGCAACTAGTCGATTCAGGAGTAAAGGAAATCGTCTTAATAGCACAAGATACAACAGCATATGGAATAGACTTATATAATGATTTTAAGTTGCCTATATTACTTAAAAAACTTGATGAAATTGAAGGTTTACAATGGATACGTATACTATATTGCTATCCTGAAAGAATTACCAATGCCTTGATAGACGTTATTAAAAAAAGTAATAAAATATGCAAATACCTTGACATTCCAATTCAACATTCAGAAGATAGTATATTAAAACGAATGAATAGATCTGTTAGTAAACATGAAATAGCTTCCCTTATTCATACTTTGCGTCATGAAGTTAAAGATATCGTTTTAAGAACGACTCTTATTGTTGGTTTTCCTGGCGAAAACAATAGTGATTTTGAACAATTGAAAACATTTATTCATGAAATGAAATTTGATAAACTTGGTGTATTTAGTTATTCACAAGAAGAAGGAACGTCAGCAGCTACTATGGACAACCAAATACCAGACAATATAAAAGAAGATCGAAAAAACGAAATCATGAAGATACAACAAAATATTTCTGCAGAACTATTGAAAATGAAAGTGGGTAGTGTCATAAAAGTTCTTATTGAAGAGAAGCTGGCTGATGAAAATGAATTATTAGAGTATATCGGTAGATCAGAGTACGATGCTCCTGAAATAGATGGTAGTGTGTATGTTACTAGTAACCAAAAATTAGAAATCGGAAGTATTGTTGATGTAAAAATAAATGGAGCACTAGAATACGATCTGATGGGAGAGGCGCTAAATGAAACTTAA
- a CDS encoding DNA translocase FtsK yields the protein MSKRPNKKNSARNLTFLSSELQGILMISGSLLLSVSLHFDAVGVLGHFLSSIFKGLFGWFSYIFSYLLISYSMLHLLRNKLNKQYFQKFFFVSVVVTYVMMVRATLDQLLLSFMNDLNFTDFVISSYYAGLEEKPVGLIPSIFHYWTIPLLGISGSLILWTTIALIFIIVIYPNSISQLTVYMYTWIKNICKKRKKTKKTKETITKESAYCSTNINDIKVDDETNEIQVEILSENSTKSNQVFKKADIETVIHYEEDTDDEKNKKKLCDKTFMLPNVELLKTKPVQRNKTDRKKVTEKAKMLETVLGSFGVEAKVTYVNKGPTITRYELQPSKGVKVSKIVNLSDDIALNLAASSIRIEAPIPGKAAIGIEIPNEEISLVSLEEILNSDKYKNSQASIPFAMGKNISGDPVIFDIATAPHMLIAGATGSGKSVCINTLILSILFKQSPEKTKLLMIDPKVVELNIYNGIPHLMIPVVTDPQKATGALRWVVTEMETRYQKFAETGTRDIKSYNENSLMEQIPHIVVIIDELADLMLVAAKEVEDHICRLAQMARAAGIHLIIATQRPSVDVITGIIKANIPTRLAFSVASQIDSRTILDVSGAEKLLGKGDMLFHPIGSNKPIRIQGALVTEEEVRNVVDYLKSQCEEPSYEADVIEKIDSIPSKNNEVSTDLLFTDALNLAYEQQQISISTLQRKFKIGYNRAARLIDEMENKGYVGPSEGTKPRKVIQGRLEIPEQDNKV from the coding sequence ATGAGCAAACGCCCTAATAAAAAAAACAGTGCTCGAAATCTAACATTTCTTTCTTCGGAACTGCAAGGTATCCTTATGATTTCAGGATCATTGTTGCTATCGGTTTCTCTTCATTTCGATGCCGTTGGTGTTTTAGGCCATTTTCTAAGTAGTATATTTAAGGGGTTATTTGGCTGGTTTTCTTATATATTCTCGTATCTACTTATTTCATATTCGATGTTGCATTTATTAAGGAATAAATTGAACAAGCAATATTTTCAAAAGTTTTTTTTCGTGTCAGTTGTTGTAACATATGTGATGATGGTAAGAGCAACATTGGATCAACTATTACTTTCTTTTATGAACGATTTAAACTTTACTGATTTTGTTATTTCGTCATATTATGCTGGTCTGGAAGAAAAGCCTGTCGGACTTATTCCTTCTATTTTTCATTATTGGACAATTCCTTTATTGGGAATCTCAGGTTCACTTATACTTTGGACCACAATAGCTCTCATTTTCATAATAGTGATTTATCCTAACAGCATAAGTCAACTGACAGTATATATGTATACATGGATAAAAAACATATGTAAAAAAAGAAAAAAAACTAAAAAAACTAAAGAAACTATTACAAAAGAATCAGCATATTGCTCTACAAACATCAATGATATTAAGGTAGACGATGAAACTAATGAAATTCAAGTAGAAATACTTAGTGAAAATTCAACCAAATCGAATCAAGTATTTAAAAAAGCGGATATTGAAACAGTTATTCACTATGAAGAAGATACTGACGATGAAAAAAACAAAAAGAAACTTTGCGACAAAACATTTATGTTACCAAATGTAGAACTCTTAAAAACTAAACCTGTACAACGTAACAAAACTGATCGGAAAAAAGTTACTGAAAAGGCAAAAATGCTAGAAACGGTGTTGGGAAGCTTTGGTGTAGAAGCGAAGGTCACATATGTTAATAAAGGGCCCACTATTACGCGATATGAACTTCAACCAAGCAAAGGTGTAAAGGTGAGCAAAATTGTCAATTTAAGTGATGACATTGCATTAAATCTTGCTGCCTCATCTATTAGAATTGAGGCACCTATACCAGGTAAAGCTGCAATTGGAATCGAAATACCCAATGAAGAGATATCTCTGGTTTCACTTGAAGAAATATTGAATAGTGATAAGTATAAAAATTCACAAGCATCTATTCCTTTTGCTATGGGTAAAAACATATCGGGCGATCCTGTTATTTTTGATATTGCAACAGCTCCTCATATGCTGATTGCTGGAGCTACGGGATCAGGAAAATCTGTATGTATCAATACGCTTATACTGAGTATTCTATTTAAGCAAAGTCCTGAAAAAACGAAACTGTTAATGATTGATCCTAAGGTTGTTGAACTAAACATCTATAATGGAATTCCTCATTTAATGATCCCTGTTGTTACGGATCCTCAAAAAGCAACTGGAGCTTTACGATGGGTAGTAACGGAAATGGAAACAAGATATCAAAAATTTGCTGAAACAGGCACTAGGGATATAAAGAGTTATAATGAGAATAGTCTTATGGAACAGATTCCTCACATAGTAGTTATTATTGATGAGTTGGCAGATTTAATGCTTGTAGCTGCCAAAGAAGTAGAAGACCACATATGTAGATTAGCACAAATGGCTCGAGCAGCAGGGATTCACTTAATCATTGCTACTCAAAGACCTTCTGTAGATGTCATTACTGGCATTATTAAAGCTAATATACCTACAAGACTAGCTTTTTCTGTTGCATCACAAATAGACTCAAGAACAATATTGGATGTAAGCGGTGCAGAGAAACTGCTAGGTAAAGGAGACATGTTATTTCACCCAATAGGGTCGAATAAGCCGATACGTATTCAAGGTGCTTTAGTCACTGAAGAAGAAGTGCGCAATGTTGTTGATTATTTGAAATCTCAATGTGAAGAGCCATCATACGAAGCTGATGTAATAGAAAAAATAGATTCCATACCATCAAAAAACAACGAAGTTTCGACAGATTTGTTATTTACTGATGCTCTAAATCTTGCATATGAACAACAACAAATTTCTATTTCTACCTTACAACGCAAATTCAAGATTGGCTATAACAGGGCTGCTAGACTAATAGATGAAATGGAAAATAAAGGTTATGTAGGTCCAAGTGAAGGAACAAAGCCAAGAAAAGTGATTCAAGGAAGACTTGAAATTCCAGAGCAAGATAATAAAGTGTAG